Proteins encoded together in one Fimbriiglobus ruber window:
- a CDS encoding PDZ domain-containing protein, with translation MARRDRVQRPRALPDHLRFLRGQAGLGAPRLRSPAVKAGSKNNSQGGLDLLGPIIKVVTGLLGIKANFETTPRGFVGIETDEQKDGLVVKAVFAGSPADKAGVKRGDRIEAVGVGAEGAKPEDVKFHDVTRARDLTKELTDAKSGDAARLKVRRGDATETLIVVLGKGL, from the coding sequence ATTGCAAGGCGTGATCGGGTACAACGTCCTCGCGCGCTACCGGATCACCTACGATTTCTCCGCGGACAAGCTGGTCTGGGTGCCCCTCGACTTCGTTCCCCGGCGGTCAAAGCCGGCAGCAAGAACAACAGCCAGGGCGGGCTCGACCTGCTCGGCCCGATCATCAAGGTTGTCACCGGGCTCCTGGGCATCAAGGCGAACTTCGAAACCACCCCGCGCGGGTTCGTTGGTATCGAGACGGACGAGCAGAAAGACGGGCTCGTCGTCAAAGCGGTCTTCGCGGGTAGCCCGGCGGACAAGGCCGGGGTTAAGCGGGGCGACCGGATCGAGGCGGTCGGCGTCGGGGCCGAGGGGGCCAAGCCGGAGGATGTCAAATTCCACGACGTGACCCGCGCGCGCGACCTGACCAAAGAACTCACGGACGCCAAGTCGGGCGACGCGGCCCGGTTGAAGGTCCGCCGCGGGGACGCGACCGAAACGCTCATCGTCGTACTCGGAAAGGGGCTGTAA
- a CDS encoding phage holin family protein, with translation MTETEARDATHPNDLCEPSPTMTDLISGIMSDAQTLFKQQVAMLRAEVRDDVRRSLSATKYIGFGATLASIGGLFVLVGFVLMLARYIPALEPWAWWAIVGGTLLIGGGLAIYAGKRTFEQINPDKTLNALEENLTWATNRQK, from the coding sequence ATGACTGAAACCGAAGCTCGTGATGCAACCCACCCTAACGATTTATGCGAGCCGTCGCCCACGATGACGGACTTGATTTCCGGCATCATGTCGGACGCACAAACGCTTTTTAAACAACAGGTTGCGATGTTGCGCGCGGAAGTGCGCGACGACGTCCGGCGGAGCCTGAGCGCGACGAAATACATCGGGTTTGGCGCGACGCTCGCATCGATCGGTGGGTTGTTTGTACTCGTGGGGTTTGTCCTCATGTTGGCGAGGTACATTCCCGCACTCGAACCTTGGGCTTGGTGGGCGATCGTCGGCGGTACGTTGCTCATCGGCGGCGGTCTCGCGATCTACGCCGGCAAACGCACCTTCGAACAGATCAACCCGGATAAAACCTTGAACGCCCTGGAGGAGAACTTAACATGGGCAACGAATCGCCAGAAATGA
- a CDS encoding DUF883 C-terminal domain-containing protein, with translation MGNESPEMKGWGNQGPPTPASTPVDQAVHSVVEELRDKPWIILGGAVAVGLVAGVCLLNRRRNSPEHKFANLSSAAAPSSGDQPGTGRPEWWDQLLDKAGEEAKKLGSSLITSLASSLKENLAKEIPQFIENHLTGETAAKKRPTQTNGFHPTPA, from the coding sequence ATGGGCAACGAATCGCCAGAAATGAAGGGCTGGGGCAACCAAGGCCCTCCCACTCCCGCCAGCACTCCGGTCGACCAGGCGGTCCATTCTGTTGTCGAGGAACTCCGAGACAAACCCTGGATCATTCTGGGCGGCGCGGTCGCGGTCGGTCTCGTTGCGGGGGTCTGTTTACTGAATCGGAGACGCAACTCGCCCGAACACAAGTTCGCCAATCTGTCGTCGGCCGCGGCCCCTTCGAGCGGAGATCAACCTGGAACGGGACGGCCGGAATGGTGGGATCAACTGCTTGACAAGGCCGGCGAAGAAGCGAAGAAGCTGGGAAGTTCGCTGATTACGTCCCTGGCCAGTTCTCTCAAAGAGAACCTCGCCAAAGAAATTCCCCAGTTCATCGAGAACCATTTAACCGGCGAAACGGCCGCGAAAAAGCGGCCCACGCAAACCAACGGGTTCCACCCGACGCCGGCGTGA
- a CDS encoding DUF5722 domain-containing protein codes for MVRGLLVCLTSVFLAYYADAASPNTDPFPSPPTKKGLQVQMIDDALALGVGHATLNVDLTRLIDPTGKGNGPRWERAGKSFAISARVVADLDSRVKQLSDKGVVVYLILLPYASGEAARDTLMLHPSYARGQKHAGPIGMFNVVTPDGTAWLTATIEFLATRYSGTGDRGRVWGYIVGNEVNSHWFWANMGRATLAEVIGAYERAVRIVHAAVRTASANARVYLSLDHCWGKRYGAGDDRQCLPGRTFLDEFAAAARKNGDFDWHVAYHPYPEPLTDCRFWFDTTNAPQTIDAPVVTFRNLGVLTDYLAREERMWAKTPRRVILSEQGFHCASRPDGPRDQAAAFALAYVKVDAMPGVDAFILHRHVDHTGEGGLRLGLWTNKPGTVATPDRKRPMYDVFRAAGTAEQDKAFAFALPVLGAKTWADALERLMQPLGK; via the coding sequence ATGGTTCGTGGTCTTCTGGTCTGCCTCACTTCGGTCTTCCTCGCGTATTACGCCGACGCCGCTTCTCCGAACACCGACCCCTTCCCATCGCCGCCGACCAAGAAAGGCTTGCAGGTTCAGATGATCGACGACGCCCTGGCCCTCGGCGTCGGGCACGCGACTCTGAACGTCGATCTGACACGGCTCATCGACCCGACGGGCAAAGGAAACGGGCCGCGGTGGGAGCGGGCCGGGAAGTCGTTCGCCATTTCCGCGCGGGTCGTCGCCGACCTGGACTCCCGGGTGAAACAACTCAGCGACAAAGGCGTGGTCGTTTACCTGATCCTGCTGCCGTATGCCTCGGGCGAAGCTGCCCGGGATACGCTGATGCTCCACCCGTCCTACGCCCGTGGGCAAAAGCACGCCGGGCCGATCGGCATGTTTAACGTCGTCACGCCCGACGGGACCGCGTGGCTGACGGCGACGATTGAATTCCTCGCCACCCGCTACAGCGGCACGGGCGACCGCGGCCGGGTCTGGGGGTACATCGTCGGGAACGAGGTTAACTCGCACTGGTTCTGGGCGAACATGGGCCGTGCGACGCTGGCAGAGGTGATCGGCGCTTACGAACGGGCGGTGCGGATCGTCCACGCGGCCGTGCGGACGGCGTCGGCGAACGCCCGTGTTTACCTGTCGCTCGACCACTGCTGGGGCAAGCGGTACGGCGCCGGCGACGACCGCCAGTGCCTGCCCGGGCGGACGTTCCTCGATGAGTTCGCGGCAGCCGCCCGGAAGAACGGAGACTTCGACTGGCATGTAGCCTATCACCCATACCCCGAACCGCTCACCGACTGCCGCTTCTGGTTCGACACCACCAACGCCCCCCAGACGATCGACGCACCGGTCGTCACTTTCCGAAATCTGGGCGTGTTGACCGACTATCTGGCTCGGGAAGAACGTATGTGGGCAAAGACGCCGCGGCGGGTGATCCTGTCGGAGCAAGGCTTCCACTGCGCCAGCCGACCTGACGGCCCGCGCGATCAGGCGGCGGCGTTCGCCCTGGCTTACGTGAAGGTCGACGCCATGCCGGGGGTCGATGCGTTCATCCTTCACCGCCACGTCGACCACACGGGGGAAGGCGGGTTGAGGCTCGGACTGTGGACGAACAAACCCGGGACCGTGGCCACGCCCGACCGGAAGCGGCCGATGTACGATGTCTTCCGGGCAGCAGGCACCGCAGAGCAAGACAAGGCGTTCGCGTTCGCGCTTCCGGTACTCGGCGCCAAAACGTGGGCGGATGCCCTCGAACGCTTGATGCAGCCGCTGGGGAAGTGA
- a CDS encoding PDZ domain-containing protein — translation MKSLTLAALLAALTVSHATAQAPPTDAKPTTVPFVLLPSRHVMIEVKVNGEGPFKLIFDTGAPINLLTPRLAKAANVKKGAGGFSLFGGMNQVEVDTLDVGGVLAKKLPAIVMDHPTVKAISDAFEKDHGRIDGIVGFPFFGRYATTIDYQKREMTFRPSGYKPGDYLQDLTKSLMTLSDGQGQAKVVGAAGLWGLSLEKKADDDAAGATVRKVYEGGPAATAGLKVGDRVLTIDGRWSDSLADAYLATSLVKPGRAAAVVVSRDGKEVTLKVTPAKGY, via the coding sequence ATGAAATCCTTGACCCTGGCAGCCCTGCTCGCGGCTCTCACCGTCTCGCACGCGACGGCGCAAGCCCCGCCAACGGACGCGAAGCCGACCACCGTACCGTTCGTCCTGCTCCCGTCCCGGCACGTCATGATCGAAGTGAAGGTGAACGGCGAGGGGCCGTTCAAGTTAATATTCGACACCGGCGCCCCGATCAATCTGCTCACCCCACGGTTGGCCAAGGCAGCCAACGTGAAGAAGGGGGCCGGCGGGTTCAGCCTGTTCGGTGGGATGAATCAGGTCGAAGTGGACACCCTTGATGTGGGCGGCGTACTCGCCAAGAAACTCCCGGCGATCGTGATGGACCACCCGACGGTGAAGGCGATCTCGGACGCCTTCGAGAAGGACCACGGCCGCATCGACGGGATCGTGGGCTTCCCCTTCTTCGGCCGGTACGCCACGACCATCGACTACCAGAAGCGCGAGATGACCTTCCGCCCGTCCGGGTACAAGCCGGGCGATTATCTTCAGGACTTGACCAAGAGCCTGATGACGCTATCCGACGGACAGGGGCAAGCCAAGGTCGTCGGCGCGGCCGGCCTGTGGGGGCTGAGTCTGGAGAAGAAGGCGGACGACGACGCGGCCGGCGCGACCGTGCGCAAGGTGTACGAAGGCGGCCCGGCCGCAACAGCGGGTCTGAAGGTCGGCGACCGTGTGTTGACGATCGACGGCCGGTGGTCCGACAGCCTCGCGGACGCCTACCTGGCGACGAGCCTTGTCAAACCCGGCCGGGCCGCGGCAGTGGTTGTGTCGCGAGACGGCAAAGAAGTCACGCTGAAGGTCACGCCCGCGAAGGGGTATTAG
- a CDS encoding sigma-54-dependent transcriptional regulator yields MMRATEQPPAQSPSPVPPDTTPDPDPDFVLQRILVVEDLEDTRTSMRELFRVALNLEVDTAEDGQQALTMLGQKPYSLVITDLRMPKVNGMQLIEEIQNRKLPVTIIVTTGNGGVSDAVKAMRMGAYDFLTKPADPEHLIVLVQKALRARALQDEVTALREQVRGRHTFRNVLSKSPKMHDVFELIGHVAPTQSTILIVGETGTGKEQIARAVHEASGAHRSGPFVPINCAALPDTLLESELFGHEKGSFTGAATQRKGRFEYANHGTLFLDEVGDVPASMQVKLLRVLQERKFERIGGSETIEIDVRVIAATNRPLEKMVKDGIFREDLYYRLNVIKIILPPLRERPEDISVLAAHFTQKYSRPGQPPALIQPDAMQILLEYDWPGNVRQLENAIERACVTAKNGVILASNLPADLVKTNSSGKSQMQVDLARSLPEQLSELTASFEERYLRRALKKTRGHVGKCARISGLSRRSITDKIAHYQIDKKEFKQD; encoded by the coding sequence ATGATGCGTGCCACAGAGCAACCCCCCGCCCAGTCGCCTTCGCCGGTTCCCCCGGACACAACCCCGGACCCGGACCCGGATTTCGTTCTTCAACGAATCCTGGTCGTTGAAGACCTTGAAGACACCCGGACGTCGATGCGGGAGCTATTCCGCGTCGCGCTGAATCTCGAGGTCGATACGGCCGAAGACGGCCAACAAGCCCTCACGATGTTGGGCCAGAAGCCGTACAGCCTGGTGATCACCGACCTCCGTATGCCCAAGGTCAACGGCATGCAGTTGATCGAAGAGATCCAGAACCGCAAGCTCCCGGTGACGATCATCGTGACCACCGGGAATGGCGGCGTCAGCGACGCCGTCAAGGCGATGCGGATGGGCGCCTACGACTTCCTGACCAAGCCGGCCGACCCCGAACACCTGATCGTGCTGGTGCAGAAGGCGTTACGAGCCCGCGCCCTTCAGGACGAAGTGACGGCACTGCGCGAACAGGTCCGCGGCCGCCACACGTTCCGGAATGTGTTGAGTAAAAGCCCGAAAATGCACGACGTTTTCGAGCTGATCGGCCACGTCGCACCGACTCAATCCACGATTTTGATCGTCGGGGAGACGGGGACGGGTAAGGAGCAGATCGCCCGGGCCGTTCACGAGGCTTCCGGCGCACACCGGTCGGGGCCGTTCGTTCCGATCAACTGTGCCGCACTGCCCGACACGCTCCTCGAAAGCGAACTCTTCGGCCACGAAAAAGGGTCGTTCACCGGGGCCGCTACCCAGCGGAAAGGGCGGTTCGAGTACGCCAACCACGGCACCCTGTTCCTCGACGAAGTCGGCGACGTGCCGGCCTCGATGCAGGTCAAATTGCTCCGGGTACTCCAGGAACGAAAGTTCGAACGGATCGGCGGGTCGGAAACAATCGAAATCGATGTCCGCGTCATCGCGGCCACGAACCGCCCGCTCGAAAAGATGGTCAAAGACGGGATATTCCGGGAAGATCTCTATTACCGGCTCAACGTCATCAAAATCATCCTCCCGCCACTACGGGAGCGGCCGGAAGACATCTCGGTCTTGGCCGCCCACTTCACCCAAAAGTACTCCCGGCCGGGTCAACCACCGGCCCTGATCCAACCCGACGCGATGCAGATCCTGCTCGAATACGATTGGCCGGGCAACGTCCGCCAGTTGGAAAACGCCATCGAGCGGGCGTGTGTGACTGCGAAAAACGGCGTCATTCTGGCGTCTAACCTGCCAGCCGATCTCGTCAAAACGAACAGTTCCGGCAAATCGCAGATGCAGGTGGACCTGGCCCGCTCCCTGCCCGAGCAGCTGTCAGAGTTGACGGCATCGTTTGAAGAACGATACCTGCGACGGGCGCTGAAAAAGACCCGCGGGCACGTCGGCAAATGTGCCCGAATCAGCGGCCTGTCCCGCCGCAGTATCACCGACAAGATCGCCCACTATCAGATCGACAAGAAAGAATTCAAGCAGGATTAA
- a CDS encoding PAS domain S-box protein yields MLDFFRKLFDPSDFLPVQTGGDWSPELVGLHVGADLVTWLACLVLSLELVVVARRGERELPHARLFGAFVLAVGLTVFLNALAFQTPLYRLLGVAKLVTAVLSWAVVLALAPSTFKVFARAAGSVPGVAPGAGTWKWSEWRINDYVVAISSGALILVARAAFDPLLQNDHAFVLPLLAVMFVAWRSGFGPALVTLTIGIAGTVFLFIPPRYTFVIPDPGDRLATALFLFCGLIAALLGEAQRSARLRAEQGAVALLAANLELARSREQVAEALAQIETFLAYAPVGIAFLDIDLKFLRVNKYLAELPGTPIGPAHPDDSAGADDASGLQVRGLLDLDYLRVLRHGIPIENREVVSDLGPDGEQLVWEVSVYPVVAETGAISGVAVVARDVTDRKRVEAALRESEEQFRVIADSIPQLAWMTRPDGHIVWYNRRWYEYTGATFEQMEGWGWQIVQDPVELPRVLARFKMALESGEPWEDTFPLRRHDGAMRWHLSRALPVRDGHGRIVRWFGTNTDITQQREAEAALRESEERFRSMADSAPVPIWVSGADGGRTYCNKAWLAFTGRGIEAELGDDWAAGVHPDDRDRCREERAVAAVARQPYQMEYRVRRYDGAYRYVDERGVPRITPAGEFLGFIGSCIDVDDQMRQTQILEETVRDRTAAVVRANDSLRDEVAERRRLEEREREAAAELRRSNAELEKFAYVASHDLQEPLRKIQAFGDRLVKKNRETLGDQGKEYVDRMLASAGRMRTLIDDLLAFSRVTTRAQHLGTVDLNEVLNDVLSDLEERLTHTGGRVTVTPLPTVTADPVQMRQLFLNLVGNALKFQKPDTPPVVTVTADPMTATNGAAGWRLSVADNGIGFEPVYAERIFEMFQRLHGRSEYEGTGIGLAICRKIVERHGGTLTARGRPGEGAEFVIDLPDPRPPHDAGRQTDDATS; encoded by the coding sequence ATGCTCGATTTTTTCCGGAAGTTATTCGACCCGTCCGACTTTCTGCCGGTCCAGACCGGCGGGGACTGGAGCCCGGAACTCGTGGGACTCCATGTGGGGGCTGACCTCGTCACCTGGCTGGCATGTCTCGTACTCTCGCTGGAGTTGGTGGTCGTTGCCCGCCGCGGGGAGCGGGAACTCCCGCACGCGAGACTGTTCGGGGCTTTCGTCCTGGCCGTGGGGCTGACCGTCTTTCTGAACGCCCTCGCTTTCCAGACGCCACTTTATCGTTTGCTCGGGGTCGCCAAGCTCGTGACGGCCGTGCTGTCGTGGGCGGTCGTTCTTGCACTGGCTCCATCCACCTTCAAAGTGTTCGCGCGGGCCGCGGGCTCCGTCCCGGGTGTCGCGCCGGGGGCCGGCACTTGGAAATGGTCCGAGTGGCGTATCAACGACTACGTGGTCGCCATTTCGTCCGGTGCCTTAATCCTGGTGGCGCGGGCCGCGTTCGACCCGCTGCTGCAAAACGACCATGCGTTCGTTCTGCCGTTATTGGCCGTGATGTTCGTGGCGTGGCGGAGCGGGTTCGGCCCGGCCCTCGTAACGCTCACGATCGGGATCGCGGGAACCGTCTTCCTTTTCATCCCCCCACGCTACACGTTCGTGATCCCGGACCCCGGGGATCGGCTCGCGACCGCACTGTTCCTCTTCTGCGGGCTGATCGCGGCGCTTCTCGGGGAGGCCCAGCGGTCGGCCCGGCTGCGGGCCGAGCAGGGGGCGGTCGCGCTCCTGGCGGCGAACCTGGAACTCGCCCGATCGCGGGAACAGGTCGCCGAGGCGCTCGCCCAAATCGAAACGTTCCTGGCCTACGCCCCGGTCGGGATCGCGTTTCTGGACATCGACCTGAAATTCCTGAGGGTGAACAAGTACCTGGCGGAATTGCCCGGTACGCCGATCGGACCGGCCCACCCGGACGACTCCGCGGGGGCGGATGACGCCAGCGGGTTACAGGTTCGCGGCCTGCTCGACCTGGATTACCTGCGGGTTCTCCGGCACGGCATCCCGATCGAGAACCGGGAGGTCGTGTCGGACCTGGGGCCGGACGGCGAACAACTCGTTTGGGAGGTGAGCGTCTATCCCGTCGTGGCCGAGACCGGCGCGATCTCGGGCGTGGCGGTCGTCGCCCGGGACGTGACCGACCGCAAGCGGGTGGAGGCGGCCCTCCGGGAGAGCGAAGAACAGTTCCGGGTGATCGCGGATTCCATCCCGCAACTCGCGTGGATGACCCGGCCGGACGGGCACATCGTCTGGTACAACCGCCGGTGGTACGAGTACACGGGCGCCACGTTCGAGCAGATGGAGGGGTGGGGCTGGCAAATCGTTCAAGACCCGGTCGAACTCCCGCGGGTGTTGGCCCGCTTCAAAATGGCCCTCGAAAGTGGCGAGCCGTGGGAAGACACGTTCCCACTCCGGCGGCACGACGGGGCGATGCGCTGGCACCTGTCCCGCGCGCTGCCGGTCCGGGACGGCCACGGCCGGATCGTTCGCTGGTTCGGTACGAACACGGACATCACCCAGCAACGGGAAGCCGAGGCGGCCCTCCGGGAAAGCGAGGAGCGGTTCCGCAGCATGGCCGACAGCGCCCCCGTCCCGATCTGGGTCTCCGGGGCCGACGGCGGGCGAACATACTGCAACAAAGCGTGGCTGGCGTTCACCGGCAGAGGAATCGAGGCCGAACTGGGCGACGACTGGGCCGCCGGAGTCCACCCGGACGACCGGGATCGGTGCCGCGAGGAGCGGGCGGTCGCGGCTGTCGCCCGTCAGCCCTACCAGATGGAATACCGCGTGCGGCGGTACGACGGGGCGTACCGGTACGTCGACGAGCGGGGTGTCCCGCGGATCACGCCGGCCGGCGAGTTCCTCGGGTTCATCGGGTCTTGCATCGACGTCGACGACCAGATGCGGCAGACCCAGATTCTCGAAGAGACCGTCCGCGACCGGACCGCGGCCGTCGTCCGGGCGAACGACTCGCTCCGGGACGAAGTCGCCGAGCGGCGGCGGCTCGAAGAGCGGGAGCGGGAGGCGGCGGCCGAACTCCGGCGGAGTAACGCCGAACTGGAGAAGTTCGCGTACGTCGCGTCCCACGACCTCCAAGAACCGCTTCGCAAAATCCAGGCGTTCGGGGACCGTTTGGTCAAGAAGAATCGCGAAACCCTCGGCGACCAGGGCAAGGAATACGTGGACCGCATGCTCGCGTCCGCCGGGCGGATGCGGACCCTGATCGACGACCTCCTCGCGTTTTCCCGGGTGACCACCCGGGCTCAACACCTCGGGACGGTCGATTTGAACGAGGTGCTGAACGACGTCCTCTCCGATCTGGAAGAGCGGCTTACGCACACGGGCGGTCGCGTCACGGTGACTCCACTTCCGACGGTAACGGCCGACCCGGTGCAGATGCGGCAACTCTTCCTCAACCTCGTCGGCAACGCACTCAAGTTCCAGAAGCCCGATACCCCGCCGGTGGTGACGGTGACGGCCGACCCGATGACCGCCACGAATGGGGCGGCCGGGTGGCGGCTGTCGGTGGCGGACAACGGGATCGGGTTCGAGCCGGTGTACGCCGAGCGCATCTTCGAGATGTTTCAGCGGTTACACGGGCGGAGCGAATACGAGGGTACCGGCATCGGCCTTGCAATATGTCGTAAAATAGTCGAGCGACACGGGGGGACGCTTACCGCCCGGGGTCGCCCCGGGGAGGGG
- a CDS encoding YihY/virulence factor BrkB family protein, whose product MLSKLRVPYDLIRATVLKFIRDKASRLGAALAFYTALSLSPLIVVVVAIAGFVFGEEAARGGLYSEIQDLVGDEAAQTIQSVLAQHTHTSGVLATVIGIITLVVGASGVFAQLQDALNSIWGVDPHESSGIWSMVKDRLLSLSLVGGMAFLLLVSLVFSAILVAVGRKFDAWFPGGAAWLRFANLALGYFLTTAMFAMIFKILPSVRVRWSDVGIGSAITALLFTVGKYLIGLYLGRTAIGTAYGAAGSFVVLLVWIYYSTQILLFGATFTQIYSKRRGSGATDPSPVSPESAAKSPAANIALVKA is encoded by the coding sequence ATGCTGTCGAAACTGCGAGTTCCTTACGACCTGATCCGGGCGACTGTGCTCAAGTTCATTCGCGATAAGGCGTCCCGACTCGGGGCTGCTCTCGCCTTTTACACCGCCCTGTCGCTGTCGCCGCTGATCGTGGTGGTGGTGGCCATTGCCGGGTTCGTGTTCGGGGAAGAGGCGGCCCGGGGCGGGCTCTACAGCGAGATTCAGGATCTCGTCGGGGACGAAGCGGCCCAAACGATTCAATCCGTCCTCGCGCAACACACCCATACCAGCGGGGTACTCGCGACCGTGATCGGCATCATCACCCTCGTCGTCGGGGCGAGCGGCGTGTTCGCCCAACTTCAGGACGCCCTCAATTCCATCTGGGGCGTCGATCCTCACGAATCGAGTGGGATTTGGAGCATGGTCAAGGACCGGCTCCTGTCCCTTTCGCTGGTCGGCGGGATGGCCTTCCTGCTCCTCGTGTCGCTCGTCTTCAGCGCGATCCTCGTTGCGGTCGGCAGGAAGTTCGACGCGTGGTTCCCGGGAGGCGCGGCGTGGCTCCGCTTCGCGAACCTGGCCCTCGGGTATTTCCTCACGACGGCCATGTTCGCGATGATCTTTAAAATTCTGCCTTCCGTGCGGGTCAGGTGGTCGGACGTGGGCATCGGGTCCGCCATCACGGCGCTGCTCTTCACCGTCGGCAAATATCTGATCGGCCTGTACCTCGGCCGGACAGCTATTGGCACCGCTTACGGGGCGGCCGGATCGTTCGTCGTCCTGCTCGTCTGGATCTACTACTCGACCCAGATCCTGCTCTTCGGCGCCACGTTTACCCAGATCTATTCCAAGCGCCGCGGCTCTGGTGCGACCGACCCGTCACCCGTCTCACCCGAAAGCGCCGCAAAGTCACCGGCTGCCAATATCGCGTTGGTGAAGGCGTGA